A window of Vibrio ishigakensis contains these coding sequences:
- the ahpF gene encoding alkyl hydroperoxide reductase subunit F: MLDQAMKQQLKAYLENLKTNVQLVLSLDSSETATKLQALANDIASLTDKIDVVLDDKASSRKPIMQVVNQEKQTAIGFAGLPMGHEFTSLVLALLHSGGHPIKLDAETIQQIKELQQPLEVEIFISLSCQNCPEVVQAFNMMSAINPLIRTTMIDGAAFQDEVKSRDIMAVPSVFVNGELFGQGRMSLAEILNKVDSGAAEKKAASLSQQAPFDVLVVGGGPAGSSAAIYAARKGIRTGVVAERFGGQVMDTMAIENFISVKATTGPKLVASLEEHVKEYGVEVITEQRAANIIDAENTDDGYIHVKLESGATLRARTVITSTGARWREMNVPGEQEYRNKGVAYCPHCDGPLFKGKKTAVIGGGNSGIEAAIDLSGIVEHVTVLEFADTLRADQVLIDKANSTPNIEIIKMAQTTQVLGDGNRVTGLEYKDRNTDELKQIELSGIFVQIGLMPNSEWLKETQVELSPRGEIVVDAHGATSMKGVFAAGDVTTVPYKQIIIAMGEGAKASLGAFDHLIRNPAPTKTTEQA, from the coding sequence ATGCTAGACCAAGCAATGAAGCAACAACTAAAAGCATACCTTGAGAATCTAAAAACAAATGTTCAGCTGGTGCTAAGTTTAGATAGCAGCGAGACCGCAACCAAGCTGCAAGCGCTAGCCAATGATATTGCATCACTTACCGATAAAATCGACGTCGTTCTAGACGACAAGGCTAGCTCGCGTAAACCTATCATGCAGGTGGTTAATCAGGAAAAACAAACCGCTATCGGTTTTGCCGGCCTGCCTATGGGGCACGAATTTACCTCGCTAGTGTTGGCACTGCTCCACAGTGGTGGTCACCCAATCAAGCTAGATGCTGAAACTATCCAACAGATAAAAGAACTTCAACAGCCGCTAGAGGTTGAGATCTTTATCTCTCTATCATGCCAGAACTGCCCAGAGGTGGTTCAAGCCTTCAACATGATGTCAGCTATCAATCCTCTGATCCGCACCACTATGATCGACGGCGCAGCCTTCCAAGACGAGGTGAAATCTCGCGACATTATGGCGGTACCTAGTGTATTTGTGAACGGTGAGTTATTTGGTCAAGGCCGCATGTCTCTGGCAGAGATCCTAAATAAGGTAGATTCAGGCGCAGCAGAGAAGAAAGCAGCTAGCCTTAGTCAGCAAGCACCTTTCGACGTACTGGTTGTGGGCGGAGGCCCAGCAGGTTCGTCAGCAGCCATCTATGCTGCGCGTAAAGGTATTCGCACCGGTGTAGTGGCTGAGCGCTTCGGCGGACAGGTAATGGACACTATGGCTATCGAAAACTTCATCTCAGTAAAAGCCACTACAGGTCCAAAGCTTGTCGCTAGCCTTGAAGAACACGTTAAAGAGTATGGTGTCGAGGTCATCACCGAACAGCGCGCCGCTAACATCATAGATGCTGAAAATACCGATGACGGTTACATCCATGTGAAGCTAGAAAGTGGCGCAACACTGCGTGCTCGCACTGTGATTACTAGCACGGGTGCACGTTGGAGAGAAATGAACGTACCGGGTGAGCAAGAGTATCGCAACAAAGGCGTGGCTTACTGCCCACACTGTGATGGCCCACTGTTTAAAGGCAAGAAGACTGCGGTTATCGGTGGTGGTAACTCAGGTATTGAAGCTGCTATCGACCTTTCTGGCATCGTTGAGCATGTTACGGTTCTGGAGTTTGCTGATACCCTTCGTGCCGATCAGGTGCTTATCGACAAGGCCAATTCAACACCAAACATTGAGATCATCAAGATGGCACAAACCACCCAAGTGCTAGGTGACGGCAATCGTGTAACAGGCCTAGAGTACAAAGACCGCAACACAGACGAGCTAAAACAGATTGAGCTATCAGGTATCTTTGTGCAAATCGGTCTAATGCCAAATAGCGAATGGTTAAAAGAGACTCAGGTAGAGCTGTCACCACGTGGCGAGATCGTGGTAGATGCTCACGGAGCTACAAGCATGAAGGGTGTGTTTGCTGCAGGTGACGTTACAACCGTGCCATACAAGCAGATCATCATCGCTATGGGTGAAGGGGCAAAAGCAAGCCTAGGTGCCTTTGACCACCTGATCCGCAACCCTGCTCCGACGAAGACCACTGAGCAGGCGTAA
- the ahpC gene encoding alkyl hydroperoxide reductase subunit C: MINTEIKPFKATAFKNGDFVEITEQDVKGKWAVFFFYPADFTFVCPTELGDLADHYEELQSRGVEVYSVSTDTHFTHKAWHDSSDTIGKINYYMLGDQTGTITNNFGVMREGQGLADRATFLIDPEGVIQAMEITAEGIGRDAEDLMRKVKAAQYVAANPGEVCPAKWKEGEETLAPSLDLVGKI; the protein is encoded by the coding sequence ATGATCAATACGGAAATCAAACCATTTAAAGCCACTGCATTCAAAAACGGTGATTTTGTAGAAATCACTGAACAAGACGTTAAAGGCAAATGGGCTGTATTCTTCTTTTACCCAGCAGACTTCACTTTCGTATGTCCAACTGAGCTAGGTGACCTAGCGGATCACTACGAAGAGCTACAAAGCCGTGGCGTTGAGGTTTACTCAGTATCTACTGACACACACTTCACTCACAAAGCATGGCACGACAGCTCAGATACTATCGGCAAGATCAACTACTACATGCTAGGTGACCAAACTGGGACTATCACCAACAACTTCGGTGTTATGCGTGAAGGCCAAGGTCTTGCAGACCGCGCTACATTCCTAATCGATCCAGAAGGCGTTATCCAAGCAATGGAAATCACTGCTGAAGGTATTGGTCGTGATGCTGAAGACCTGATGCGTAAGGTAAAAGCAGCTCAGTATGTTGCAGCTAACCCAGGCGAAGTTTGCCCAGCAAAATGGAAAGAAGGCGAAGAAACTCTAGCTCCTTCTCTTGACCTAGTAGGCAAGATCTAA
- the hemB gene encoding porphobilinogen synthase encodes MSALIQSSFPLRRMRRMRKHDFSRRLMAENKISADDLIYPMFILMGKNRREAVESMPGIERLSIDLMLEEAEYLASLGVPAIALFPVVNQDAKSLCAAEAHNPEGLVQRAVRLLKEHVPQIGVITDVALDPFTTHGQDGIIDEDGYVLNDETTAVLVKQALSHAEAGADVVAPSDMMDGRIGKIREALERAGYVNTQIMAYSAKYASNYYGPFRDAVGSAGNLKGADKKNYQMDPANSDEALHEVALDIAEGADMVMVKPGMPYLDVVRRVKAELQVPTFAYQVSGEYAMHKAAIQNGWLKERETVLESLLCFKRAGADGILTYFAKDVAEWLAEKK; translated from the coding sequence GTGTCCGCACTTATTCAAAGTTCTTTTCCATTGCGCCGTATGCGCCGTATGCGTAAGCATGACTTTAGTCGCCGTCTGATGGCTGAAAACAAGATCTCTGCCGATGACCTTATCTACCCAATGTTTATCCTTATGGGTAAAAATCGCCGTGAAGCGGTGGAATCTATGCCGGGTATCGAGCGTCTTTCTATCGACCTGATGCTTGAAGAGGCGGAATATCTTGCTAGCTTAGGGGTTCCGGCTATTGCTCTGTTCCCTGTGGTAAACCAAGATGCGAAGAGCCTTTGTGCAGCCGAGGCTCACAATCCAGAAGGCTTGGTTCAGCGCGCGGTGCGTCTTCTAAAAGAACACGTGCCTCAGATAGGTGTTATCACAGACGTTGCTCTTGATCCTTTCACTACTCATGGTCAAGACGGCATTATCGATGAAGATGGTTATGTACTGAATGACGAAACCACAGCTGTACTAGTCAAGCAGGCTCTTTCTCACGCTGAAGCAGGCGCCGATGTGGTTGCTCCTTCCGATATGATGGATGGTCGTATCGGTAAGATACGTGAAGCACTAGAGAGAGCGGGTTATGTGAATACGCAGATCATGGCTTATTCGGCTAAGTATGCGTCTAACTATTATGGCCCATTCCGAGATGCGGTCGGCTCTGCGGGTAACCTTAAGGGCGCAGACAAGAAAAACTACCAGATGGACCCAGCCAACAGTGATGAAGCTCTGCATGAAGTCGCTCTAGACATTGCTGAGGGCGCTGACATGGTTATGGTGAAGCCAGGTATGCCGTATCTTGATGTTGTTCGTCGCGTGAAGGCAGAACTTCAGGTTCCGACTTTCGCTTATCAGGTGTCTGGTGAGTACGCGATGCACAAAGCGGCTATCCAAAATGGTTGGCTAAAAGAGCGCGAAACCGTACTTGAATCCCTGCTGTGCTTTAAGCGTGCCGGTGCCGATGGCATCCTGACCTATTTTGCGAAAGACGTCGCAGAGTGGTTAGCAGAAAAGAAATAA
- the polA gene encoding DNA polymerase I encodes MATVPENPLILIDGSSYLYRAFHAFPGTMSNGEHPTNAVYGVANMLRSMMRQFSSERIAVIFDAKGKTFRDDMYPEYKANRPPMPDDLRSQIEPLHNLIRAMGLPLISIPGVEADDVIGTLAAAASKKGMPVLISTGDKDMAQLVDENVTLINTMTNVVMGREGVVEKFGIPPELIIDYLALMGDKVDNIPGVPGVGDKTATALLQGIGGLDALYDNLDDIAPLGFRGSKTMAKKLTEHKDAAYLSYKLATIKLDVELEVTLEELVKAQPDKDQLISLYGQLAFKSWLNELLEGGTGEIKADEKSGRIASSSPAATAAQAAAVKIDRSKYETILEKAQFEAWLEKLAKADVFAIDTETDSLDYMVANLVGVSFATAEGEAAYVPVAHDYLDAPEQLDRDYVVEQLKPLLEDENQAKVGQNLKYDASVLSRYGIEMRGIAFDTMLASYVYNSVGGKHDMDSLALRFLQHPCISFEQIAGKGKKQLTFNQIDLEQASPYAAEDADVTLRLHNHINALLEADEKLNRVYKEIEMPLVPVLSRIERTGVFIDDMLLSAQSQEIAQRLDELEAKAYELAGKEFNLSSPKQLQAILFDEMKLPVIKKTPSGAPSTNEEVLQELALDYPLPKLILEYRGLAKLKSTYTDKLPKMINPTTGRVHTSYHQGVTATGRLSSTDPNLQNIPIRNEEGRRIRQAFVAPHGWKILAVDYSQIELRIMAHLSGDQALLDAFREGKDIHAATAAEIIGVDIDSVSSEQRRRAKAVNFGLIYGMSAFGLAKQLGIPRGEAQHYMDTYFERYPGVMQYMEDTRSQASEQGYVETLYGRRLHLPEIKSRNGMRRKAAERAAINAPMQGTAADIIKKAMLLVDEWIEAQTGEPKVRMLMQVHDELVFEVREDALQDVESNIQKLMESAAELDVPLVADAGHGDNWDQAH; translated from the coding sequence ATGGCCACTGTTCCTGAAAATCCGTTGATTCTTATCGACGGCTCCTCTTATCTGTATCGAGCATTTCATGCTTTCCCTGGCACCATGAGTAATGGTGAACACCCAACCAACGCCGTTTACGGTGTAGCGAATATGCTTAGAAGCATGATGCGCCAATTCTCTAGCGAGCGTATCGCGGTTATCTTTGATGCTAAGGGTAAGACCTTCAGGGACGATATGTACCCTGAGTACAAGGCGAATCGCCCACCTATGCCAGATGATCTGCGCAGTCAGATTGAACCTCTGCACAATCTTATTCGCGCTATGGGCTTGCCACTTATCTCAATTCCTGGGGTAGAGGCAGATGATGTTATCGGCACATTAGCTGCTGCGGCATCCAAAAAGGGCATGCCTGTTCTGATCAGCACCGGTGATAAAGATATGGCTCAGCTGGTGGATGAGAACGTTACCCTTATCAATACCATGACCAATGTGGTTATGGGCCGTGAGGGCGTGGTAGAGAAGTTCGGTATTCCGCCAGAGCTTATCATCGATTATCTGGCGCTTATGGGCGACAAAGTGGATAACATTCCTGGTGTACCGGGTGTGGGTGACAAGACGGCAACTGCACTGTTGCAAGGTATCGGTGGTCTAGATGCGCTGTATGACAACCTAGATGATATTGCACCTCTTGGCTTCCGCGGTTCTAAGACCATGGCTAAGAAACTTACCGAGCACAAAGACGCGGCATATCTTTCTTATAAGCTAGCGACTATCAAGCTCGATGTTGAGCTTGAGGTTACCCTTGAAGAGCTGGTAAAAGCTCAGCCAGATAAAGACCAGCTTATCAGCCTGTATGGCCAGCTTGCGTTCAAGTCTTGGCTTAACGAACTGCTTGAGGGTGGCACCGGTGAAATCAAAGCCGATGAGAAATCAGGCCGAATTGCTTCTTCTTCACCTGCTGCAACGGCGGCGCAAGCCGCTGCGGTTAAGATTGACCGTAGCAAGTATGAAACCATCCTAGAGAAGGCTCAGTTTGAGGCTTGGCTTGAGAAACTCGCCAAGGCAGACGTGTTTGCTATCGATACTGAGACCGACAGCCTAGATTACATGGTAGCTAACCTAGTGGGTGTTTCTTTTGCTACTGCTGAGGGTGAGGCTGCCTATGTTCCAGTGGCGCACGATTATCTGGATGCTCCAGAGCAACTAGACCGCGACTATGTGGTTGAGCAGCTCAAGCCCCTTTTAGAAGATGAGAACCAAGCCAAGGTGGGTCAGAACCTGAAGTATGATGCTTCGGTATTATCTCGCTATGGTATTGAAATGCGCGGTATCGCCTTTGATACCATGTTAGCTTCTTATGTTTACAACAGCGTTGGCGGCAAGCATGACATGGACAGCTTGGCACTACGCTTCCTACAGCATCCATGCATCTCGTTCGAACAGATTGCAGGTAAAGGTAAAAAACAGCTGACCTTCAACCAGATCGATCTAGAGCAGGCTTCTCCTTATGCGGCGGAAGACGCAGATGTCACCCTAAGACTGCACAATCATATCAATGCTTTGCTTGAGGCGGATGAAAAGCTCAACCGCGTCTACAAAGAGATCGAGATGCCATTGGTGCCTGTACTATCTCGCATCGAGCGTACTGGTGTATTTATCGATGACATGTTGCTATCAGCGCAATCTCAAGAGATTGCTCAGCGTTTGGATGAGCTAGAAGCCAAAGCATATGAGTTGGCAGGTAAAGAGTTCAACCTAAGCTCGCCAAAACAGCTACAGGCCATCTTGTTTGATGAGATGAAGCTTCCGGTTATCAAGAAGACCCCATCGGGTGCACCTTCGACCAATGAAGAAGTGCTACAAGAGCTAGCGCTAGACTATCCTCTGCCCAAGCTGATCCTTGAGTATCGTGGTCTGGCGAAGCTGAAGTCTACCTATACAGATAAGCTACCTAAGATGATCAACCCGACCACAGGTCGAGTGCACACCTCATATCATCAGGGGGTGACGGCGACAGGTCGTTTGTCATCTACCGATCCAAACCTGCAAAACATCCCGATCCGCAATGAAGAGGGGCGTCGCATTCGTCAGGCTTTTGTTGCGCCACACGGCTGGAAAATTCTAGCAGTGGACTACTCTCAGATTGAATTGCGCATCATGGCGCATCTGAGTGGTGACCAAGCATTGCTGGATGCTTTCCGTGAGGGTAAAGATATCCACGCTGCGACTGCAGCAGAGATCATCGGTGTTGATATCGATAGCGTTTCTAGCGAGCAACGTCGCCGTGCTAAGGCGGTTAACTTCGGTCTTATTTACGGCATGAGTGCGTTTGGCTTGGCAAAACAGCTGGGTATTCCTCGCGGTGAGGCACAGCACTATATGGATACCTACTTCGAGCGCTATCCTGGTGTGATGCAATATATGGAAGATACCCGCTCTCAAGCGAGCGAGCAGGGGTACGTGGAAACCCTATATGGTCGCCGCCTGCATCTTCCAGAGATTAAATCTCGTAACGGAATGCGTCGAAAAGCGGCTGAGCGCGCGGCAATCAATGCACCAATGCAGGGCACGGCAGCAGACATTATTAAGAAGGCAATGTTGCTGGTTGATGAGTGGATCGAAGCACAAACCGGTGAGCCAAAAGTACGTATGTTGATGCAGGTACACGATGAATTGGTGTTTGAAGTTCGTGAAGATGCCTTACAGGATGTTGAAAGTAACATACAGAAATTGATGGAATCGGCTGCCGAACTGGATGTTCCACTGGTTGCGGATGCAGGTCATGGTGACAACTGGGATCAAGCCCACTAG
- the yihA gene encoding ribosome biogenesis GTP-binding protein YihA/YsxC — protein MELTVSAKIHYQNTHFITSAPDIRHMPADEGIEIAFAGRSNAGKSSALNRLTNQRSLAKTSKTPGRTQLINLFKVDENCHIVDLPGYGFAQVPLEMKKKWQKSLGEYLQKRECLKGLVVLMDIRHPMKDLDQQMIYWAVDSGIPVQVLLTKADKLKSGARKATLLKIRESSLGFGGDVQVDVFSSLKGIGVDQLRAKLDTWFAPAFEMAEIDEEAGDEQE, from the coding sequence ATGGAGTTAACAGTGAGCGCAAAAATTCATTATCAAAACACGCATTTTATAACCAGTGCGCCAGATATCCGCCATATGCCAGCGGACGAAGGCATTGAAATCGCGTTTGCTGGCCGCTCAAATGCGGGCAAGTCGAGTGCTCTAAACCGCCTCACCAACCAAAGAAGCCTAGCTAAGACCAGTAAAACCCCTGGTCGTACACAATTAATTAACCTTTTTAAGGTGGATGAAAACTGTCATATAGTGGATTTGCCAGGATACGGCTTTGCTCAAGTTCCACTGGAAATGAAAAAGAAGTGGCAAAAGAGCCTAGGTGAGTATCTACAAAAGCGTGAGTGTCTAAAAGGCCTAGTGGTTCTGATGGATATCCGCCATCCGATGAAAGACCTCGACCAACAGATGATCTACTGGGCAGTAGATTCAGGCATCCCAGTTCAGGTGCTACTGACTAAAGCAGATAAACTGAAGAGTGGCGCACGTAAAGCGACCCTACTTAAGATCCGTGAATCGTCACTGGGTTTTGGTGGTGATGTTCAGGTAGATGTTTTCTCTTCTCTAAAAGGCATCGGTGTTGACCAACTTCGTGCCAAGCTAGATACCTGGTTTGCTCCTGCATTTGAAATGGCAGAGATAGATGAAGAAGCTGGAGATGAGCAAGAGTAA
- a CDS encoding c-type cytochrome has translation MKKLALIFSVLVSCSAMASGNIEAGKAKSETCAACHGVDGNSMITTYPKLAGQHAKYLEKQLKDLKLGATSGGKQGRWDPAMSAMALPLSEEDMADISAYYASLPISENTTPENVVEQGRELYLAGDAERGITACVACHGPRGNGTSLSGFPKISGQHADYIKASLQKFASAERNNDLNGMMHDIAKKLTEEEMDVLSKYVGGLH, from the coding sequence ATGAAAAAATTAGCGCTAATCTTCTCTGTTTTGGTCAGTTGTTCGGCTATGGCGAGCGGCAATATCGAAGCGGGTAAAGCAAAATCAGAAACGTGTGCTGCCTGTCACGGTGTTGATGGTAACAGCATGATCACCACCTATCCTAAGCTGGCTGGTCAACACGCCAAGTACCTTGAGAAACAGCTTAAAGACCTTAAGCTAGGTGCAACCAGTGGCGGTAAGCAAGGTCGTTGGGACCCTGCGATGAGTGCAATGGCTCTACCTCTAAGCGAAGAGGATATGGCGGATATCTCTGCTTACTATGCCTCTCTTCCTATCTCAGAGAATACGACTCCTGAGAACGTTGTTGAGCAGGGCCGCGAGCTTTATCTAGCTGGCGACGCTGAGCGTGGCATTACAGCTTGTGTGGCTTGTCATGGTCCGCGTGGTAATGGTACTAGCCTGTCGGGCTTCCCTAAGATCTCAGGTCAGCATGCTGATTATATTAAGGCTTCACTACAGAAGTTTGCCTCTGCAGAGCGTAACAATGACCTGAATGGTATGATGCACGACATTGCGAAGAAGCTGACTGAAGAAGAGATGGACGTTCTATCTAAGTACGTTGGCGGCCTTCACTAG
- a CDS encoding class I SAM-dependent methyltransferase, giving the protein MYICPLCKGTDNQFYHEDKRRQYLQCQSCQLVFVDPSQRLTPEQEKAIYDQHENDPGDQGYRRFLSRIAEPMDERLGSNQQGLDFGCGPGPALAQMMRERGHNVDLYDLYYYPHSEVLQKQYDFVMATEVIEHLYQPDEVWQQWLSLLKLGAYLGLMTKLVKDVEAFSTWHYKNDQTHVLFFSRATFEYLAERDSLDLEFIGNDVILLRKSKHEST; this is encoded by the coding sequence ATGTACATTTGTCCCCTTTGTAAAGGTACAGACAACCAGTTCTACCACGAGGATAAACGCAGGCAGTATCTACAGTGTCAAAGCTGTCAGTTGGTGTTTGTAGACCCGAGTCAGAGGTTGACCCCAGAGCAAGAAAAAGCCATCTATGACCAGCATGAAAATGACCCAGGTGATCAGGGTTATCGACGTTTTCTGTCGCGCATTGCTGAGCCAATGGATGAGCGTTTGGGTAGCAATCAGCAAGGGTTAGACTTCGGCTGTGGTCCGGGGCCAGCACTGGCACAAATGATGCGAGAGCGCGGGCATAACGTAGACCTGTATGATCTCTATTACTACCCTCACTCAGAGGTACTGCAAAAGCAGTATGACTTTGTAATGGCGACTGAGGTAATAGAGCATTTGTATCAGCCAGACGAGGTGTGGCAGCAGTGGCTCAGCCTATTGAAGCTGGGGGCTTATTTGGGACTGATGACCAAGCTCGTAAAAGATGTAGAAGCCTTTTCAACCTGGCACTACAAAAATGACCAGACACACGTACTATTCTTTAGCCGAGCCACATTTGAATATCTGGCTGAGCGAGATAGCCTAGATCTAGAATTTATCGGAAACGACGTAATTTTATTGAGGAAGTCGAAGCATGAGTCGACGTAA
- the yihI gene encoding Der GTPase-activating protein YihI has product MSRRKKSRKPGSTGDMDLIVTRNRSQADVEGRLRKKEKKRKGLKTGSRHSEGSDNRDITGKVAKDPRIGSKKKIPLIVEKKPKATPAQRKLNAQQELEALENDAQLNVLLDRIENGESLGSGLQSYVDQKLDRIEALMKKLGLLDEEPEVESEPQPKQKPAAAKSEADLLSEFEDLDLSDFKG; this is encoded by the coding sequence ATGAGTCGACGTAAAAAATCGAGAAAGCCAGGCTCTACTGGCGATATGGACCTAATTGTAACGCGCAACCGTTCTCAAGCGGATGTTGAAGGACGCCTGCGTAAGAAAGAGAAGAAGCGTAAGGGACTGAAAACGGGTAGCCGTCATTCTGAGGGTAGCGATAACCGTGATATCACGGGCAAGGTAGCAAAAGACCCACGTATCGGTTCTAAGAAGAAGATTCCACTTATCGTTGAGAAGAAGCCTAAGGCGACACCGGCTCAACGTAAGCTAAACGCTCAGCAAGAGCTTGAAGCTCTAGAGAACGATGCACAACTAAATGTGTTGCTAGACCGTATTGAAAACGGTGAGTCTCTGGGTTCTGGCCTGCAATCTTATGTGGATCAGAAGCTGGATCGCATCGAGGCTCTAATGAAGAAGCTTGGTCTTCTAGATGAAGAGCCAGAGGTTGAATCTGAGCCACAACCAAAACAAAAACCAGCAGCAGCGAAGTCGGAAGCTGACCTGCTATCTGAATTTGAAGACCTAGATTTGAGTGACTTTAAGGGTTAA
- a CDS encoding DUF2489 domain-containing protein translates to MNTLVLAAIGGIIILGLGGYAAHLLLKLRKQNQLVEQHKALAIEKRNAKIFESVDTLCLAGIQGQCDLSEISIRLCNILDYVQGEQRIDVAKTYPALHELFEVVKDMARGEDRQELAKQERMRQNLARHKAESRLTDTIITELEDLRSRVAPLNNQISIQMQ, encoded by the coding sequence ATGAACACCTTAGTGCTGGCGGCCATTGGCGGGATTATTATCTTGGGCTTGGGAGGCTATGCCGCTCACCTATTGCTGAAGCTGCGTAAACAGAATCAGCTGGTAGAGCAACATAAGGCTCTCGCTATCGAAAAGCGCAATGCCAAGATCTTTGAGAGCGTGGATACCCTGTGCCTTGCGGGCATCCAGGGTCAGTGCGACCTATCAGAGATCAGCATTCGTCTTTGCAACATCTTGGATTATGTTCAGGGTGAGCAGCGTATCGATGTAGCAAAAACCTACCCAGCACTGCATGAGTTATTCGAGGTGGTTAAGGACATGGCGCGCGGCGAAGACCGCCAAGAGTTGGCGAAGCAAGAGCGTATGCGCCAAAACCTTGCCCGCCATAAGGCAGAGAGTCGCCTAACCGACACCATCATCACTGAGCTTGAAGACCTTAGGTCTCGTGTTGCTCCCCTAAACAATCAAATCTCCATTCAAATGCAGTAA
- the hemN gene encoding oxygen-independent coproporphyrinogen III oxidase, giving the protein MSNQQIIWDQSMLDKYNYSGPRYTSYPTAVEFHEAFTVSELDIAYMQYPERPLSLYIHIPFCHKLCYYCGCNKVITRHQHKADEYLEVLQFEIRQRAALLGGRTVTQLHFGGGTPTFLTKEQISRLMETIYQEFTFDETAEISIEVDPREIELDMLDHLRSHGFNRLSIGVQDFNKEVQKVVNREQDEDFIFDMVHRARELGFRSTNLDLIYGLPLQTPESFAKTLEQVLTLRPGRLSVFNYAHMPSLFAAQRKIKEEDLPKPQQRMSILQQSIETLTDAGYQFIGMDHFALPEDELAVAQREGKLHRNFQGYTTQGECDLIGFGVSAISMVGDTYAQNQKELKHYYAQMDELRHALWKGVSLSHDDLLRRELIKQLMCNFHLNKRDIEAEFNVKFDSYFEEDLQLLKTFIDDGLVDVSDDEIAVNLRGRMLIRNICMSFDKYFRAKARQQQFSRVI; this is encoded by the coding sequence ATGTCTAATCAACAAATCATTTGGGATCAGAGCATGTTGGATAAATACAACTACTCTGGCCCTCGCTATACCTCGTACCCAACTGCGGTTGAGTTCCACGAGGCATTTACTGTATCTGAACTAGACATAGCCTATATGCAGTATCCTGAGCGTCCGCTTTCGCTGTATATCCATATCCCTTTCTGTCACAAGCTTTGTTATTACTGTGGCTGTAATAAGGTGATCACTCGCCATCAGCATAAAGCTGACGAGTACCTAGAGGTTCTGCAGTTTGAGATTCGCCAGCGCGCCGCTCTACTGGGTGGACGCACGGTTACTCAATTGCACTTTGGCGGTGGTACGCCTACCTTCCTGACCAAAGAACAGATCTCTCGTCTGATGGAAACCATCTACCAAGAGTTCACTTTCGATGAGACTGCTGAGATCAGTATCGAGGTAGACCCGCGCGAGATTGAGCTAGATATGCTGGACCACCTGCGCTCGCATGGCTTTAACCGCTTGAGTATCGGTGTTCAGGATTTCAATAAAGAGGTGCAGAAGGTTGTTAACCGTGAGCAAGATGAAGATTTTATCTTTGATATGGTGCATCGTGCCCGCGAACTCGGCTTCCGCTCGACCAACCTAGATCTTATCTATGGTCTGCCACTACAGACCCCAGAGAGCTTTGCTAAGACTCTTGAGCAGGTATTGACCCTACGCCCAGGTCGCTTATCGGTATTTAACTATGCCCATATGCCGTCTTTGTTTGCCGCGCAGCGCAAGATCAAGGAAGAGGATCTACCTAAGCCTCAGCAACGCATGAGTATCCTACAGCAGAGCATTGAGACCCTAACCGATGCGGGTTATCAGTTTATCGGTATGGACCACTTTGCTCTTCCGGAAGACGAGCTAGCTGTGGCTCAGCGTGAGGGTAAGCTTCATCGTAACTTCCAAGGCTACACCACTCAGGGTGAGTGCGACCTTATCGGCTTTGGTGTATCGGCCATCTCTATGGTGGGTGACACCTATGCGCAGAACCAAAAAGAGCTCAAGCACTACTATGCTCAAATGGACGAGTTGCGCCACGCATTGTGGAAAGGGGTTTCTCTAAGCCATGATGACCTGCTTCGTCGAGAGCTTATCAAACAACTAATGTGTAACTTCCATCTTAATAAGCGTGACATCGAAGCTGAGTTTAACGTGAAATTCGATAGCTACTTTGAGGAAGACCTACAGCTACTCAAAACCTTTATCGATGATGGGTTAGTGGATGTGTCGGACGATGAGATTGCAGTTAACCTGCGTGGTCGTATGCTGATCCGCAATATCTGCATGAGCTTTGATAAATACTTCCGAGCCAAAGCCAGACAACAGCAGTTCTCCCGCGTTATTTAA